From Kineosporia succinea, the proteins below share one genomic window:
- the rpsB gene encoding 30S ribosomal protein S2 — protein MAVVTMRQLLGSGVHFGHQTRRWNPKMKRFILTERNGIYIIDLQQSLSFIDSAYEFVKETVAHGGSILFVGTKKQAQEPIAEQATRVGMPYVNQRWLGGMLTNFQTVHKRLQRLKELEVIDFEDVAKSGMTKKELLVLRREKDKLERTLGGIRDMARVPSAVWIVDTKKEHLAVDEARKLGIPIVAILDTNCDPDEVDYKIPGNDDAIRSVTLLTRVVADAVADGLMSRHGGGQNTAAAATEGTPAAAAEPLPEWERELLAGQAEGTPAAESTEAPAAEAPAAEATEAPAAESTEAPAAEAPAAEAAETASN, from the coding sequence ATGGCAGTCGTCACGATGCGCCAGCTGCTCGGCAGCGGTGTGCACTTCGGGCACCAGACCCGTCGCTGGAACCCGAAGATGAAGCGCTTCATCCTCACCGAGCGCAACGGCATCTACATCATCGACCTGCAGCAGTCGCTGTCGTTCATCGACAGCGCCTACGAGTTCGTCAAGGAGACCGTCGCCCACGGCGGCAGCATCCTCTTCGTCGGCACGAAGAAGCAGGCCCAGGAGCCCATCGCCGAGCAGGCGACGCGCGTCGGCATGCCCTACGTGAACCAGCGCTGGCTGGGCGGCATGCTCACCAACTTCCAGACGGTCCACAAGCGGCTCCAGCGCCTCAAGGAGCTCGAGGTCATCGACTTCGAGGACGTGGCCAAGAGCGGCATGACGAAGAAGGAACTCCTCGTCCTGCGCCGCGAGAAGGACAAGCTGGAGCGCACCCTCGGCGGTATCCGCGACATGGCCCGCGTCCCGAGCGCGGTCTGGATCGTGGACACCAAGAAGGAGCACCTGGCCGTCGACGAGGCCCGTAAGCTCGGCATCCCGATCGTCGCGATCCTCGACACCAACTGTGACCCCGACGAGGTCGACTACAAGATCCCGGGCAACGACGACGCGATCCGCTCCGTCACCCTGCTCACCCGGGTCGTGGCCGACGCCGTCGCCGACGGTCTCATGAGCCGCCACGGTGGTGGCCAGAACACCGCCGCCGCCGCGACCGAGGGCACCCCGGCCGCCGCCGCCGAGCCGCTGCCCGAGTGGGAGCGCGAGCTGCTGGCCGGTCAGGCCGAGGGCACCCCCGCCGCCGAGTCGACCGAGGCCCCCGCGGCCGAGGCCCCGGCTGCCGAGGCCACCGAGGCGCCCGCCGCCGAGAGCACCGAGGCCCCCGCGGCCGAGGCTCCGGCTGCCGAGGCCGCCGAGACCGCCTCGAACTGA
- the whiG gene encoding RNA polymerase sigma factor WhiG, with product MTANSDALVDATAEDAVAANEAALRALWEKFKLTGDQTTRERLILHYSPLVKYVAGRVGVGLPPNIEQADLVSYGIFGLIDAIEKFDIERAIKFETYAISRIRGAIIDELRAIDWIPRSVRYKAREVERAYATLEGELHRSPTEPEVAERLGMTLEELHAVFSQVSYVNVVALDELLTVGGEKGDKLSLVDTLEDTKAEDPVQAFESEETKFMLSRAINQLPEREKIVVTLYYYEGLTLAEIGRVLGVTESRICQMHTKAVLQLRGKLSEVS from the coding sequence GTGACTGCGAACAGCGACGCTCTCGTCGACGCGACCGCGGAGGACGCCGTCGCGGCCAACGAAGCCGCTTTGCGGGCGCTGTGGGAGAAGTTCAAGCTCACGGGCGACCAGACGACCCGCGAACGCCTGATCCTGCACTACTCGCCGCTGGTGAAGTACGTGGCCGGACGGGTCGGCGTGGGTCTGCCGCCGAACATCGAGCAGGCCGATCTGGTCTCCTACGGCATCTTCGGCCTGATCGACGCGATCGAGAAGTTCGACATCGAGCGCGCGATCAAGTTCGAGACCTACGCGATCTCCCGTATCCGCGGCGCGATCATCGACGAGCTGCGGGCCATCGACTGGATTCCCCGCTCGGTGCGTTACAAGGCCCGTGAGGTCGAGCGGGCCTACGCCACGCTGGAGGGCGAGCTGCACCGCTCGCCCACCGAGCCGGAGGTGGCCGAGCGCCTGGGGATGACGCTCGAAGAGCTGCACGCCGTGTTCTCCCAGGTCTCCTACGTCAACGTGGTGGCCCTCGACGAGCTGCTCACGGTCGGCGGCGAGAAGGGCGACAAGCTCTCCCTGGTCGACACGCTCGAAGACACCAAGGCCGAAGACCCGGTCCAGGCGTTCGAGAGCGAGGAGACCAAGTTCATGCTCTCCCGCGCGATCAACCAGCTGCCCGAGCGCGAGAAGATCGTCGTCACGCTCTACTACTACGAGGGTCTGACGCTCGCGGAGATCGGCCGGGTGCTCGGGGTGACCGAGTCACGCATCTGCCAGATGCACACCAAGGCCGTGCTCCAGCTGCGCGGCAAGCTCTCCGAGGTCAGCTAG
- a CDS encoding pyridoxal phosphate-dependent aminotransferase, translated as MVNGAWRRVAKAAGLLDGAGVPAPTIFARMSELATRTGAINLGQGFPDTDGPSAVLEAAVAAIRGGANQYPPGRGIAPLRRAVAEHQRHWYGLDPDPDTEVLVTAGATEALTASIIALTEPGDEVVVLEPIYDSYSAAIEMAGAVRRTVKLEWPEYRLTAEALARAVTDRTRLILLNTPHNPTGRVLDRSELDLVAGAARDHDLIVLADEVYEHLAFAPHQHVPIATLPGMADRTVTISSAGKTFSVTGWKIGWLHARPELVDAITAVKQFLTYVNGSPFQPAVAAGLALPDEQFRAFGEDLRGRSTMLTDGLAAAGFDVRPSDGTYFVIADATPLGYRDGAALCDDLPRLAGVVGVPVQAFAEDPSQPSPLVRFACCKRPDVIAEAAERLAGMRR; from the coding sequence ATGGTGAACGGTGCGTGGCGACGGGTCGCGAAGGCGGCGGGGCTGCTCGACGGGGCCGGGGTGCCCGCGCCCACGATCTTCGCCCGGATGAGCGAACTGGCCACCCGCACCGGGGCGATCAACCTGGGGCAGGGGTTTCCGGACACCGACGGGCCCTCGGCCGTGCTCGAGGCCGCCGTGGCGGCGATTCGCGGTGGGGCCAACCAGTACCCGCCCGGGCGGGGCATCGCTCCCCTGCGCCGGGCGGTCGCCGAGCACCAGCGCCACTGGTACGGCCTCGACCCGGACCCGGACACCGAAGTACTCGTCACCGCCGGCGCCACCGAGGCGCTGACCGCCAGCATCATCGCGCTGACCGAGCCCGGCGACGAGGTGGTGGTGCTGGAGCCGATCTACGACTCGTACTCCGCCGCGATCGAGATGGCCGGGGCGGTGCGCCGCACGGTGAAGCTGGAGTGGCCCGAATACCGGCTCACCGCCGAGGCTCTCGCCCGCGCCGTGACCGACCGCACCCGGCTCATCCTGCTCAACACCCCGCACAACCCGACCGGTCGGGTGCTCGACCGGAGCGAGCTCGACCTGGTGGCCGGGGCCGCCCGCGACCACGACCTGATCGTGCTCGCCGACGAGGTCTACGAGCACCTGGCCTTCGCCCCGCACCAGCACGTGCCGATCGCGACGCTGCCCGGGATGGCCGACCGAACGGTGACGATCTCCTCGGCGGGCAAGACGTTCTCGGTGACCGGCTGGAAGATCGGCTGGCTGCACGCGCGGCCCGAGCTGGTCGACGCGATCACCGCCGTCAAGCAGTTCCTCACCTACGTGAACGGCAGCCCGTTCCAGCCCGCCGTCGCCGCCGGACTGGCTCTGCCCGACGAGCAGTTCCGGGCCTTCGGTGAGGATCTGCGCGGCCGCAGCACCATGCTCACCGACGGGCTGGCCGCCGCCGGGTTCGACGTACGCCCCAGCGACGGAACCTATTTCGTGATCGCCGACGCCACTCCCCTGGGCTACCGGGACGGCGCGGCCCTGTGCGACGACCTGCCCCGCCTCGCCGGAGTGGTGGGTGTGCCGGTGCAGGCGTTCGCCGAGGATCCGTCGCAGCCCTCGCCCCTGGTGCGCTTCGCCTGCTGCAAGCGCCCGGACGTGATCGCGGAGGCGGCCGAACGCCTGGCGGGCATGCGGCGCTGA
- a CDS encoding YifB family Mg chelatase-like AAA ATPase — protein sequence MALGRALSVAIVGMTGHLVDVEADIALGLPAFTLVGLPDASLTESRDRVRAACSNSGHPLPQRRITVNLSPAALPKAGSGFDLAIAVALLRAQSVLEASAARTYVHIGELGLNGRVRPVRGVLPATLAAVRSGFPDVVVPVANEAEARLVPGARVHPMSTLADLIRLHGGIAGELPPEIHQPALLHVAPRRESRAPEAHPGDLLVRPGDLTPARAGLPAGPEPDLSDVIGQKQARTALELAAAGGHHLLLMGPPGTGKTLLASRLPGLLPDLDDEAAVEVTAVHSVAGTLVPASGLIRRPPFQSPHHTATIVSMVGGGSGLPHPGAASLAHRGILFLDEAGEFHSQVLDALRQPLEHGDLVIHRANGSARFPARFLLVLASNPCPCGQASGKGLNCVCAPIARRRYLSRLSGPLLDRVDLQVDVLPVSRTDMAESDRAETSATVAQRVRAARAIARDRLAGTPWTCNGEIPGSYLRGPLRLPPDVTQDVDRALDTGKLSIRGHDRVLKVAYSVGDLAGRERPDRDDVSLALMLRRRGQVSV from the coding sequence ATGGCGCTGGGCCGCGCGTTGTCCGTCGCGATCGTCGGGATGACCGGGCACCTGGTCGACGTGGAGGCCGACATCGCCCTCGGGCTGCCCGCCTTCACCCTGGTCGGCCTGCCCGACGCGTCGCTCACCGAGTCCCGCGACCGGGTGCGCGCCGCCTGTTCCAACTCCGGGCACCCGCTGCCGCAGCGCCGCATCACGGTGAACCTGTCACCCGCCGCGCTGCCCAAGGCGGGCAGCGGGTTCGACCTGGCGATCGCGGTGGCCCTGCTCCGCGCCCAGTCGGTGCTCGAGGCGTCGGCCGCCCGAACCTACGTCCACATCGGCGAACTCGGGCTCAACGGCCGGGTGCGCCCGGTGCGCGGAGTGCTGCCCGCCACGCTCGCCGCCGTGCGCAGCGGCTTCCCCGACGTGGTGGTGCCCGTCGCCAACGAGGCCGAGGCCCGTCTCGTGCCCGGCGCCCGGGTGCATCCGATGAGCACCCTGGCCGACCTGATCCGGTTGCACGGCGGCATCGCCGGTGAGCTGCCGCCCGAGATTCACCAGCCCGCCCTGCTCCATGTCGCGCCCCGCCGCGAGAGCCGCGCTCCCGAGGCGCATCCGGGCGACCTGCTGGTGCGGCCCGGCGACCTCACCCCGGCGCGGGCCGGTCTCCCGGCCGGTCCGGAGCCCGACCTGTCCGACGTGATCGGCCAGAAGCAGGCGCGCACGGCCCTCGAACTCGCCGCCGCCGGAGGGCATCACCTGCTGCTCATGGGCCCGCCGGGCACCGGCAAGACCCTTCTCGCATCCCGGTTGCCGGGGCTGCTGCCCGATCTCGACGACGAGGCGGCGGTGGAGGTGACGGCCGTGCACTCGGTCGCGGGCACCCTCGTCCCGGCGAGCGGGCTGATCCGGCGACCACCGTTCCAGAGTCCCCACCACACCGCCACGATCGTCTCCATGGTCGGCGGCGGCAGCGGACTCCCGCACCCGGGTGCGGCGTCGCTGGCCCACCGCGGCATCCTCTTCCTCGACGAGGCCGGCGAATTCCACTCGCAGGTGCTCGATGCTCTGCGCCAACCGCTCGAGCACGGCGACCTGGTGATCCACCGCGCCAACGGCAGCGCCCGTTTCCCGGCCCGGTTCCTGCTGGTGCTGGCCAGCAATCCCTGTCCCTGCGGCCAGGCCTCGGGCAAAGGGCTGAACTGTGTCTGCGCGCCGATCGCCCGGCGCCGCTACCTGTCCCGGCTGTCCGGTCCTCTGCTCGACCGGGTCGACCTGCAGGTCGACGTGCTCCCGGTGTCGCGCACCGACATGGCCGAGAGCGACCGGGCCGAGACCTCGGCCACGGTGGCCCAGCGGGTGCGTGCCGCTCGGGCCATCGCCCGCGACCGGCTCGCCGGCACCCCGTGGACCTGCAACGGCGAGATCCCCGGCAGCTACCTGCGGGGCCCGCTGCGACTGCCTCCCGACGTCACCCAGGATGTCGACCGGGCGCTCGACACCGGCAAGCTGTCGATCCGGGGCCACGACCGGGTGCTGAAAGTCGCCTACTCGGTGGGCGATCTGGCCGGGCGGGAACGTCCCGACCGCGACGACGTGTCGCTGGCGCTGATGCTCCGGCGCCGGGGGCAGGTGTCAGTGTGA
- a CDS encoding YraN family protein, with the protein MQLAKAELGRYGENLAAAHLEATGCRILARNWRCRSGEIDLVALEGQCLVVCEVKTRQSVRAGDPFEAVTSVKAGRLRRLTGAWLASQSRFYPQVRVDVVGIVRPLSGTTRMVHLKGVL; encoded by the coding sequence ATGCAGCTGGCAAAGGCCGAGCTCGGCCGCTACGGGGAGAACCTGGCGGCGGCGCACCTGGAGGCGACGGGCTGCCGGATCCTGGCCCGCAACTGGCGGTGCCGATCCGGTGAGATCGATCTGGTGGCGCTGGAGGGGCAGTGCCTGGTGGTCTGCGAGGTCAAGACCCGGCAGTCGGTGCGGGCGGGTGACCCCTTCGAGGCGGTGACCTCGGTGAAGGCGGGCCGGTTACGGCGCCTCACCGGGGCCTGGCTCGCATCGCAGAGCCGGTTCTACCCGCAGGTGCGCGTCGACGTGGTCGGCATTGTCCGCCCGCTGTCCGGCACCACCCGCATGGTGCACCTCAAGGGGGTGCTCTGA
- a CDS encoding tyrosine recombinase XerC, with protein MPELPPGRSPESGAEPHHHPHGHPHDQVLVEEYARHLAAERNLSEHTVRAYSSDAAELLRHARNAVGAESPLDDLLTLAVLRSWLASMSTAGQARASLARRAASARALSRWLYRTERLTTDPGARLQAPKRGRPLPGVLRQDQAGRALAEAASVVENGVPESGSGTLKIDPNDPILVRDLALLELLYATGVRVGELVSLDVDDIDRDRRTIRVLGKGGKERVVPYGVPAATALNSWLDRARPALTSENSGPAAFLGKRGGRVNQRQVRQVVHQALERVNDAPSLGPHGLRHSAATHLLDGGADLRSVQELLGHATLTTTQLYTHVSVDRLRASYRQAHPRA; from the coding sequence ATGCCCGAGCTGCCCCCCGGCCGATCACCCGAGTCCGGCGCCGAACCGCACCACCACCCGCACGGCCACCCGCACGACCAGGTGCTGGTCGAGGAGTACGCGCGTCATCTGGCGGCCGAGCGCAACCTGTCCGAGCACACCGTGCGGGCCTACTCCTCCGACGCCGCAGAACTGCTGCGACACGCCCGGAACGCCGTCGGGGCCGAAAGTCCGCTCGACGATCTGCTCACACTCGCCGTGCTGCGTTCCTGGCTGGCGTCGATGTCCACCGCCGGTCAGGCGCGCGCGAGCCTGGCCCGCCGGGCCGCGAGCGCCCGGGCGCTGAGCCGCTGGCTCTACCGCACCGAACGGCTGACGACCGATCCGGGGGCGCGGCTGCAGGCGCCGAAGCGGGGCCGTCCGCTGCCCGGTGTCCTGCGTCAGGACCAGGCCGGCCGAGCGCTCGCCGAGGCCGCCTCGGTGGTCGAGAACGGTGTGCCCGAAAGCGGTTCCGGTACTCTCAAGATCGATCCGAACGATCCGATACTCGTCCGCGACCTGGCCCTTCTGGAGCTGCTTTACGCGACCGGCGTCCGAGTGGGTGAACTTGTCTCGCTCGACGTCGACGACATCGATCGGGATCGCCGCACGATCCGCGTTCTGGGCAAGGGCGGCAAGGAACGCGTGGTCCCGTACGGAGTACCGGCCGCGACGGCCCTCAATTCGTGGCTGGATCGGGCCAGACCTGCTCTGACCAGCGAAAACAGCGGGCCGGCGGCATTTTTGGGAAAGCGTGGAGGTCGGGTCAACCAGCGTCAAGTCCGACAGGTGGTGCATCAGGCACTCGAACGGGTGAATGACGCGCCTTCGCTTGGCCCGCACGGGTTACGCCACAGTGCGGCGACGCATCTTCTCGACGGCGGCGCGGACCTTCGTAGCGTACAGGAACTGCTTGGTCACGCTACGCTCACGACTACGCAGCTCTACACGCATGTGTCCGTGGACCGGCTGCGCGCCAGCTACCGTCAGGCCCACCCCAGGGCCTGA
- the hemC gene encoding hydroxymethylbilane synthase — MSRTSVRRVDRSDQGRVVRIGTRSSPMALAQVERVRAELTALEPDLVVEVVPVTTSGDRWPGSLAALGGKGAFTREVDQLLLNREVDLAVHCMKDVPGDRPVPAGTTFACYLERDDVRDALIHPGGLTLDELPAGTRIGTSAVRRIAQLARAYPHLTTVPIRGNANSRLAKLEAGHADALLLAYSGLERIGETARATQILGIDTMCPPIGAGVLGLQCREEDTETVDLIGRLGSTGTWRETTAERMMLHVLQGHCNSPIAGLATSRPDGRLGLRAMVFSLDGKTTLEAEETGSASDPVLLGTSVAVALLHQGARELIDSTADQG, encoded by the coding sequence ATGAGCAGGACTAGTGTGCGGCGGGTGGACCGATCAGACCAGGGACGCGTGGTGCGGATCGGCACGCGCTCCTCACCGATGGCGCTGGCCCAGGTCGAGCGCGTGCGGGCCGAGCTGACCGCGCTCGAGCCGGATCTGGTGGTCGAGGTCGTGCCGGTGACGACCAGCGGCGACCGCTGGCCCGGCTCGCTGGCGGCGCTCGGCGGCAAGGGCGCCTTCACCCGCGAGGTCGACCAGCTGCTGCTGAACCGTGAGGTCGACCTCGCCGTGCACTGCATGAAAGACGTTCCGGGAGACCGGCCGGTGCCGGCCGGCACCACGTTCGCCTGCTACCTCGAGCGCGACGACGTGCGGGACGCCCTGATCCACCCCGGCGGCCTCACGCTCGACGAGCTGCCCGCCGGCACCCGCATCGGGACCTCCGCGGTGCGCCGGATCGCTCAGCTGGCGAGGGCCTATCCGCACCTGACCACGGTGCCGATCCGCGGCAACGCCAACAGCCGTCTGGCCAAGCTCGAGGCCGGGCACGCCGACGCGCTGCTGCTCGCCTACTCCGGCCTGGAACGGATCGGCGAGACCGCCCGGGCGACACAGATCCTCGGCATCGACACCATGTGCCCGCCGATCGGCGCCGGGGTGCTCGGGCTGCAGTGCCGGGAGGAGGACACCGAAACGGTCGATCTGATCGGCAGGCTCGGCAGCACCGGCACCTGGCGGGAGACCACGGCCGAGCGGATGATGCTGCACGTGCTCCAGGGGCACTGCAACAGCCCGATCGCCGGGCTCGCCACCTCTCGGCCCGACGGTCGGCTCGGCCTGCGGGCCATGGTGTTCTCGCTCGACGGCAAGACCACGCTGGAGGCCGAGGAGACCGGAAGCGCCTCGGATCCGGTGCTGCTCGGCACCTCGGTCGCCGTGGCCCTGCTGCACCAGGGCGCCCGGGAGCTGATCGACTCGACGGCCGACCAGGGCTGA
- a CDS encoding M23 family metallopeptidase, producing the protein MTTTLILILGALLTFSPAAAAPVEAPPPAPVSSWEWPLQPRPALVRGFAVGPHPWSPGHRGVDLGAAVNQPVIAPAGGTVSFAGVVAGTPVVSIDHGGGLVSSFEPVRTRVRRGEPVAAGAVLGDLLGAGPGSHCLPGVCLHWGVRREGTYVDPLELLGLSRGPAILLPLDPVTAPGAALSVNQGGGSSKSVAHPGKFRAAA; encoded by the coding sequence GTGACGACGACCCTGATCCTGATTCTCGGTGCGCTGCTGACCTTTTCGCCGGCCGCCGCTGCCCCCGTCGAGGCTCCGCCTCCGGCCCCGGTGTCGAGCTGGGAGTGGCCGCTGCAACCCCGGCCCGCCCTGGTTCGGGGTTTCGCGGTCGGCCCGCACCCCTGGTCGCCCGGTCATCGCGGCGTCGATCTCGGGGCCGCGGTGAACCAGCCGGTGATCGCTCCGGCCGGTGGCACGGTGAGCTTCGCCGGGGTGGTGGCGGGCACGCCGGTGGTCAGCATCGACCACGGCGGCGGGCTGGTGAGCAGTTTCGAGCCGGTGCGCACCCGGGTGCGGCGCGGTGAGCCGGTCGCGGCCGGAGCGGTGCTGGGCGATCTGCTCGGCGCGGGCCCTGGCAGCCACTGTCTGCCGGGAGTCTGCCTGCACTGGGGTGTGCGCCGGGAGGGCACCTACGTCGACCCGCTCGAACTGCTCGGCCTGAGCCGGGGGCCGGCGATCCTCCTGCCCCTGGATCCGGTGACCGCACCCGGCGCGGCGCTGAGCGTGAACCAGGGCGGCGGGTCGTCGAAGTCCGTCGCGCATCCGGGGAAGTTCCGTGCGGCGGCGTGA
- the dprA gene encoding DNA-processing protein DprA, whose protein sequence is MNGNENASAAQAVVEPRLGSDPEERRARVAWSRLVEPGDARAGALVARRGAVGALADVFDGYDAERYGPRLASLDPDQDLHNLTLIGGRLVVPADPEWPTGLDRLGDEKPFCLYVRGPMPLNQACAQSVSIVGARAATAYGEHMATELAAGSADKGITVVSGAALGIDAAAHRGALAVSGPTLAVLAGGVDRFYPPSNELLIAEIADSGALVSEVPPGQTPTKWRFIFRNRIIAALGQATCVVEAGNRSGTMGTANWADRLSLPVGAVPGPVTSPSSYGAHRLLRSGAVCITSADELCELVGPIGTFLASDEPVPEAEYDGLEPRDLQVLDALPVRRAVPVARLCSVAGAGETAVEASLARLELRELAERVGDGWRRARRRSSGTSR, encoded by the coding sequence GTGAACGGCAACGAGAACGCGTCGGCGGCGCAGGCCGTCGTCGAGCCGCGGCTCGGCAGCGACCCCGAGGAGCGCCGGGCCCGGGTGGCCTGGAGCCGGCTGGTCGAACCCGGTGACGCCCGGGCCGGTGCCCTCGTGGCCCGGCGTGGGGCGGTCGGGGCACTGGCCGACGTCTTCGACGGGTACGACGCCGAACGGTACGGTCCCCGGCTCGCAAGTCTCGATCCCGACCAGGACCTGCACAACCTCACCCTGATCGGGGGCCGTCTGGTCGTGCCCGCCGACCCGGAGTGGCCCACCGGCCTCGACCGGCTGGGCGACGAGAAACCCTTCTGCCTCTACGTCCGCGGCCCGATGCCCCTGAATCAGGCCTGTGCGCAGTCGGTCTCGATCGTCGGGGCACGGGCCGCCACCGCCTACGGTGAGCACATGGCCACCGAACTGGCCGCGGGCAGCGCCGACAAGGGCATCACCGTCGTCTCCGGGGCTGCCCTCGGCATCGACGCCGCCGCTCATCGGGGGGCGCTCGCGGTGAGCGGTCCGACGCTGGCGGTGCTGGCGGGTGGGGTCGACCGGTTCTACCCGCCCTCGAACGAGCTCCTCATCGCCGAGATCGCCGATTCCGGGGCGCTGGTCAGTGAGGTCCCGCCGGGGCAGACGCCGACGAAGTGGCGCTTCATCTTCCGCAACCGCATCATCGCGGCACTGGGCCAGGCCACCTGCGTGGTCGAGGCGGGCAACCGCTCCGGCACGATGGGCACCGCGAACTGGGCCGACCGGCTGAGCCTTCCGGTCGGGGCGGTGCCCGGCCCGGTGACCTCGCCGTCGTCCTACGGGGCGCACCGTCTGCTGCGCTCGGGCGCGGTCTGCATCACCTCGGCCGACGAGCTGTGTGAGCTGGTCGGCCCGATCGGCACGTTCCTCGCGAGCGACGAGCCGGTTCCGGAGGCCGAGTACGACGGTCTGGAGCCCCGGGACCTGCAGGTTCTCGACGCCCTGCCCGTGCGCAGGGCCGTGCCGGTGGCCCGGTTGTGTTCGGTGGCCGGGGCGGGCGAGACGGCCGTCGAGGCGTCACTGGCCCGCCTGGAGCTGCGGGAACTGGCCGAGCGGGTCGGAGACGGCTGGCGCCGGGCCCGCCGCCGGTCGTCGGGAACGTCCCGATGA
- the tsf gene encoding translation elongation factor Ts, whose amino-acid sequence MANYTAADVKKLREQTGAGMLDCKNALVESDGDYDKAMEYLRVKGQKGVAKRESRTASQGAVAAYTEAGVGTLVELDCETDFVSKGDKFQVVLQQVLDQAVAVKAADVDSLLKSEVADGRTVQALLDDANASIGEKIELRAVARLEAPFVASYLHRTSPDLPPQVGVLFGASGESDVVRDIALHIAALPPLYLSRDEVPADVVENERRIAEATAREEGKPEGALPKIVEGRVTGFFKENVLVEQKFAKDQGTTVQKVLDGAGITAVGFYRFRVGV is encoded by the coding sequence ATGGCGAACTACACCGCCGCCGACGTCAAGAAGCTGCGCGAGCAGACCGGCGCCGGAATGCTGGACTGCAAGAACGCTCTCGTCGAGAGCGACGGCGACTACGACAAGGCGATGGAGTACCTCCGCGTCAAGGGCCAGAAGGGTGTGGCCAAGCGCGAGTCGCGCACCGCGTCCCAGGGCGCCGTCGCGGCGTACACCGAGGCCGGCGTGGGCACGCTCGTCGAGCTCGACTGCGAGACCGACTTCGTCTCCAAGGGCGACAAGTTCCAGGTCGTCCTCCAGCAGGTGCTCGACCAGGCCGTGGCCGTCAAGGCCGCCGACGTCGACAGCCTGCTGAAGAGCGAGGTGGCCGACGGCCGCACCGTGCAGGCGCTCCTCGACGACGCCAACGCGTCGATCGGCGAGAAGATCGAGCTGCGCGCCGTGGCCCGTCTCGAGGCCCCGTTCGTGGCCTCCTACCTGCACCGCACCAGCCCCGACCTGCCGCCGCAGGTGGGCGTGCTCTTCGGCGCCAGCGGTGAGAGCGACGTCGTGCGCGACATCGCCCTCCACATCGCCGCGCTGCCCCCGCTGTACCTCTCGCGCGACGAGGTCCCGGCCGACGTGGTGGAGAACGAGCGCCGCATCGCCGAGGCCACGGCCCGCGAGGAGGGCAAGCCCGAGGGCGCGCTGCCGAAGATCGTCGAAGGCCGCGTGACCGGGTTCTTCAAGGAGAACGTGCTCGTCGAGCAGAAGTTCGCCAAGGACCAGGGCACCACCGTGCAGAAGGTGCTCGACGGCGCCGGCATCACCGCCGTCGGCTTCTACCGCTTCCGGGTGGGCGTCTGA
- a CDS encoding DUF6314 family protein, with the protein MNVAERVFQTLTGTWTLTRVIHPDLGTATGTARFTPMAPGRLHYREDVELHLPSGHVGPAFREYEYVLEDDLIRVLLANGTTMHLLTFEPETAPEPAAPVSSPEPTLPEPTPPVHATTSSRPVVYTAQDIHDCVADQYRGTYRLHDVEPRAARPTDPSTDPSPRTGPSPRTEPSTEPSTEPSTGPSTGPSTGPSTGPSTGPSTGPSTGPSTEPSTEPSTEPSTEPGPTNQPELLVDMKVDGPTKDYRIVTRYRRDPDDHGDHDVHP; encoded by the coding sequence GTGAACGTCGCCGAGCGGGTCTTCCAGACGCTGACCGGAACCTGGACGCTGACCCGGGTGATCCATCCGGACCTGGGCACGGCCACCGGCACGGCGCGCTTCACCCCCATGGCCCCCGGCCGCCTCCACTACCGCGAGGACGTCGAGCTCCACCTGCCCTCGGGACACGTCGGCCCGGCGTTCCGTGAGTACGAGTACGTCCTCGAAGACGACCTGATCCGGGTGCTGCTCGCCAACGGCACCACCATGCACCTGCTCACTTTCGAGCCCGAGACCGCCCCGGAACCGGCAGCCCCCGTCAGCTCGCCCGAGCCAACCCTGCCCGAGCCCACCCCGCCCGTTCACGCCACCACCTCGTCCCGCCCGGTCGTCTACACCGCCCAGGACATCCACGACTGCGTCGCCGACCAGTACCGCGGCACCTACCGCCTCCACGACGTCGAGCCCCGCGCGGCCCGCCCGACCGACCCCAGCACCGACCCCAGCCCCCGCACCGGCCCCAGCCCCCGCACCGAACCCAGCACCGAACCCAGCACCGAACCCAGCACCGGCCCCAGCACCGGCCCCAGCACCGGCCCCAGCACCGGCCCCAGCACCGGCCCCAGCACCGGCCCCAGCACCGGCCCCAGCACCGAACCCAGCACCGAACCCAGCACCGAACCCAGCACCGAACCCGGGCCCACCAACCAGCCCGAACTCCTGGTCGACATGAAGGTCGACGGCCCCACCAAGGACTACCGAATCGTCACCCGGTACCGGCGCGACCCGGACGACCACGGCGACCACGACGTCCACCCTTGA